The Saccharothrix variisporea genome has a segment encoding these proteins:
- a CDS encoding bifunctional helix-turn-helix transcriptional regulator/GNAT family N-acetyltransferase, protein MSVADVRAFNRFYTGVIGILDNAYLDSPYSLTEVRVLFELSTGVAETAALRTGLGLDAGYLSRILTRFDREGLITRSPSPDDARRQVVGLTDAGRTVLADLDARSNAEIGALLDRVPPSDLASLVGAMRRIQRLLTGAEPTYLLRPLKPGDLGWVVHRHGVRYAEERGWDQTFEALVARIVADYVEHHDPHREAAWIAEVDGEPAGSIFCVKADEHTAQLRLLLVEPQARGLGVGKRLVEECVRFARGAGYRRIVLETVSDVEVARGIYKRAGFEPVEAKPVRKWGADLVEETWTLDLRV, encoded by the coding sequence ATGTCGGTGGCAGATGTCCGGGCGTTCAACCGCTTCTACACCGGGGTGATCGGCATCCTCGACAACGCCTACCTGGACTCCCCGTACTCGTTGACCGAGGTCCGCGTGCTGTTCGAACTGTCCACGGGCGTCGCGGAGACCGCCGCCCTGCGCACCGGCCTGGGCCTGGACGCCGGCTACCTCAGCCGCATCCTGACCCGCTTCGACCGCGAGGGCCTGATCACCCGCTCGCCGTCCCCCGACGACGCCCGCCGCCAGGTCGTCGGCCTGACCGACGCCGGCCGGACCGTGCTGGCCGACCTCGACGCCCGCTCGAACGCCGAGATCGGGGCGCTGCTCGACCGCGTGCCGCCGTCCGACCTGGCGTCCCTGGTCGGGGCCATGCGACGGATCCAGCGCCTGCTCACCGGGGCCGAGCCCACCTACCTACTGCGCCCCCTCAAGCCCGGCGACCTGGGCTGGGTCGTGCACCGGCACGGCGTCCGCTACGCCGAGGAGCGCGGCTGGGACCAGACCTTCGAAGCGCTGGTCGCCCGGATCGTCGCCGACTACGTCGAACACCACGACCCGCACCGGGAGGCGGCGTGGATCGCCGAGGTGGACGGCGAGCCGGCCGGGTCGATCTTCTGCGTGAAGGCCGACGAGCACACCGCCCAACTGCGCCTGCTGCTGGTCGAGCCCCAGGCCCGGGGCCTGGGCGTGGGAAAACGCCTGGTCGAGGAGTGCGTCCGCTTCGCCCGCGGCGCCGGCTACCGGCGGATCGTGCTGGAGACGGTGTCCGACGTCGAGGTGGCCCGCGGCATCTACAAGCGCGCCGGGTTCGAGCCCGTCGAAGCCAAGCCGGTCCGCAAGTGGGGCGCGGACCTGGTCGAGGAGACCTGGACACTCGACCTGCGAGTGTGA
- a CDS encoding DUF6236 family protein has translation MRSKVSRELDRLKRELRGVGFESVKALVNIKSPLSLPSGVAAAATWAGVPVEATAPAALASAVVAVPVSARAKRRKVVADSPVGYLFRVERELDPSGMVRRLWRTLVPR, from the coding sequence GTGCGGAGCAAGGTCAGCCGGGAACTGGACCGCCTCAAGCGCGAACTCCGGGGTGTCGGGTTCGAGTCGGTGAAGGCGCTGGTGAACATCAAGTCGCCGCTGTCCTTGCCGTCGGGGGTGGCCGCCGCCGCCACGTGGGCAGGGGTGCCGGTGGAGGCCACAGCGCCCGCGGCACTGGCTTCCGCCGTCGTCGCCGTGCCGGTGAGCGCGCGGGCGAAGCGGCGGAAGGTCGTGGCCGACTCGCCCGTCGGGTACCTGTTCCGGGTCGAGCGGGAGTTGGACCCCAGCGGGATGGTGCGCCGCCTGTGGCGCACGCTCGTGCCACGTTGA
- a CDS encoding IclR family transcriptional regulator produces MPGPIQSIERAAAVLRLLASGARRMGVGELARALELPKPTVHGILRTLQLVGFVEQSPDTGKYQLGAALFHIGSSYLDGNELRTRALNWSDSLAARSMESVRIGTLHEGQVLVVHHVFRPDNSRQVLEVGALLPAHASALGKVLLANDPVGHVDDEPLKAFTSATITDLDRLSDALEQVRQRGWAFEAEELVEGEVSLAAPIRDRRAVTVGAIGISGPIERLCDGDRQPRTELVSYVREAARSISRELGAIPW; encoded by the coding sequence GTGCCCGGTCCGATCCAGTCCATCGAGCGGGCAGCCGCGGTGCTGCGGCTGCTTGCCAGTGGTGCGCGTCGGATGGGGGTCGGCGAGCTCGCCCGAGCGCTGGAGCTGCCCAAACCCACCGTGCACGGCATCCTGCGCACGCTCCAGCTGGTCGGCTTCGTCGAACAGAGCCCCGACACCGGCAAGTACCAGCTGGGCGCGGCGCTGTTCCACATCGGTTCCAGCTACCTCGACGGCAACGAGCTGCGCACCCGCGCGCTGAACTGGTCGGACTCGCTGGCCGCCCGCAGCATGGAGAGCGTCCGCATCGGCACGCTGCACGAGGGCCAAGTCCTGGTCGTGCACCACGTCTTCCGGCCGGACAACTCCCGCCAGGTGCTCGAAGTGGGCGCACTGCTGCCCGCGCACGCCAGCGCCCTGGGCAAGGTCCTGCTGGCCAACGACCCCGTCGGGCACGTCGACGACGAGCCGCTCAAGGCGTTCACCTCCGCCACGATCACCGACCTCGACCGGCTCAGCGACGCGTTGGAGCAGGTCAGACAGCGTGGGTGGGCGTTCGAAGCGGAGGAGCTGGTCGAGGGTGAGGTGTCGCTCGCCGCGCCCATCCGGGACCGGCGGGCGGTGACGGTCGGCGCGATAGGGATCTCCGGACCCATCGAGCGGCTGTGCGATGGCGACCGGCAGCCGCGCACCGAGCTGGTGTCCTACGTGCGTGAGGCCGCGCGGTCGATCTCGCGCGAGCTCGGCGCCATCCCCTGGTAA
- a CDS encoding MIP/aquaporin family protein: protein MTNQSIFIGEFLGTALLLLLGNGVVAGVVLARSKSNGAGWVVITFGWGFAVLAAAYATAPLSGAHLNPAVTLGLAIHSGDWATVPLYLVAQFLGAFVGAVLCYLAYLGQFKANEGEVLGIFSTGPEIRNTVQNLLTEVIATFVLVFVILATGQTKGLSTSGTGVLIVALLVVGIGMSLGGPTGYAINPARDLGPRIAHAVLPIPGKGGSDWGYAWIPVVGPLIGGAFAGLVDIAVF, encoded by the coding sequence ATGACCAACCAGTCGATCTTCATCGGGGAGTTCCTGGGCACCGCCCTGCTGTTGCTCCTGGGCAACGGCGTGGTGGCGGGTGTGGTGTTGGCGAGGTCGAAGTCCAACGGGGCCGGCTGGGTGGTGATCACGTTCGGCTGGGGCTTCGCCGTGCTGGCGGCGGCCTACGCGACCGCGCCCCTGTCCGGCGCGCACCTCAACCCCGCGGTGACGCTGGGCCTCGCGATCCACTCGGGCGACTGGGCCACCGTGCCGCTCTACCTGGTCGCCCAGTTCCTCGGCGCGTTCGTCGGCGCGGTCCTGTGCTACCTGGCCTACCTGGGCCAGTTCAAGGCCAACGAGGGCGAGGTGCTCGGGATCTTCTCCACCGGTCCCGAGATCCGCAACACCGTGCAGAACCTGCTCACCGAGGTCATCGCGACGTTCGTGCTGGTCTTCGTCATCCTGGCCACCGGCCAGACCAAGGGCCTGTCCACCTCGGGCACCGGCGTGCTGATCGTCGCGCTGCTCGTGGTCGGCATCGGCATGTCCCTCGGCGGCCCCACCGGGTACGCCATCAACCCCGCGCGCGACCTCGGTCCCCGCATCGCGCACGCCGTCCTGCCGATCCCCGGAAAGGGTGGATCGGACTGGGGATACGCCTGGATCCCCGTCGTTGGTCCGCTGATCGGTGGAGCATTTGCCGGTCTGGTCGACATCGCCGTCTTCTGA
- the glpK gene encoding glycerol kinase GlpK has protein sequence MSTYIAAIDQGTTSSRCIVFDHGGGIVSVAQKEHRQIFPKPGWVEHDAEEIWANVLDVVHGALQKASLTVHDLAAVGITNQRETTVVWDKATGVPVHNAIVWQDTRTDQLVKELGDQDRFRDKCGLPLATYFSGPKLRWLLDHVDGLRERGERGEVLFGTMDTWLIWKLTGRHVTDVTNASRTMLMNLETLDWDDELVEAIGVPKAMLPEIRSSAEVYGHATGTLEGVPVASALGDQQAALFGQTCYSPGEGKCTYGTGSFLLVNTGDKPILSQNGLLTTVGYKIGDQPASYALEGAIAVTGALVQWFRDKMGLISSAPEIETLARSVEDNGGAYFVPAFSGLFAPHWRSDARGVIAGLTGYIDKGHIARAVLEATAWQTREVVDAMNADSGVDLTTLKVDGGMTANNLLMGFLADVLDVPVVRPIIAETTCLGAAYAAGLAVGYWSDTESLRENWHKAAEWLPSMDAKTRDKGYRKWKKAVERTVGWIDEDDNDE, from the coding sequence GTGAGCACTTACATCGCCGCCATCGACCAGGGCACCACGTCATCGCGCTGCATCGTCTTCGACCACGGCGGCGGCATCGTCTCCGTGGCGCAGAAGGAGCACCGGCAGATCTTCCCCAAGCCCGGCTGGGTCGAGCACGACGCCGAGGAGATCTGGGCCAACGTGCTGGACGTGGTGCACGGCGCCCTCCAGAAGGCGTCGCTGACCGTCCACGACCTCGCCGCGGTCGGCATCACCAACCAGCGCGAGACCACCGTCGTGTGGGACAAGGCGACCGGCGTCCCCGTGCACAACGCGATCGTCTGGCAGGACACCCGCACCGACCAGCTGGTCAAGGAACTGGGCGACCAGGACCGCTTCCGCGACAAGTGCGGCCTGCCGCTGGCCACCTACTTCTCCGGCCCGAAGCTGCGTTGGCTGCTCGACCACGTCGACGGCCTGCGCGAGCGCGGTGAGCGGGGCGAGGTGCTGTTCGGCACCATGGACACCTGGCTGATCTGGAAGCTCACCGGCCGCCACGTCACCGACGTCACCAACGCCAGCCGCACCATGCTGATGAACCTGGAGACGCTCGACTGGGACGACGAGCTGGTCGAGGCGATCGGCGTGCCGAAGGCGATGCTGCCGGAGATCCGCTCCTCCGCCGAGGTCTACGGCCACGCGACCGGCACCCTCGAAGGCGTCCCGGTGGCCTCCGCGCTGGGCGACCAGCAGGCGGCCCTGTTCGGCCAGACCTGCTACTCCCCCGGCGAGGGCAAGTGCACCTACGGGACCGGCAGCTTCCTGCTGGTCAACACCGGTGACAAGCCGATCCTGTCGCAGAACGGCCTGCTCACCACGGTCGGCTACAAGATCGGCGACCAGCCCGCGTCCTACGCGCTCGAAGGCGCGATCGCGGTGACCGGCGCGCTGGTGCAGTGGTTCCGCGACAAGATGGGCCTGATCTCGTCCGCTCCCGAGATCGAGACGCTGGCCCGGTCGGTCGAGGACAACGGCGGCGCGTACTTCGTGCCCGCGTTCTCCGGCCTGTTCGCGCCGCACTGGCGCTCCGACGCGCGCGGCGTCATCGCGGGCCTCACCGGCTACATCGACAAGGGCCACATCGCGCGCGCCGTGCTGGAGGCGACCGCGTGGCAGACCCGCGAGGTCGTGGACGCGATGAACGCCGACTCCGGCGTGGACCTGACGACGCTGAAGGTCGACGGCGGCATGACCGCCAACAACCTGCTGATGGGTTTCCTGGCCGACGTCCTGGACGTGCCCGTGGTGCGCCCGATCATCGCCGAGACCACCTGCCTGGGCGCGGCGTACGCGGCCGGTCTGGCGGTCGGCTACTGGTCGGACACCGAGTCGCTGCGGGAGAACTGGCACAAGGCCGCCGAGTGGCTGCCGTCCATGGACGCGAAGACCAGGGACAAGGGATACCGCAAGTGGAAGAAGGCGGTCGAGCGGACCGTCGGCTGGATCGACGAGGACGACAACGATGAGTGA
- a CDS encoding glycerol-3-phosphate dehydrogenase/oxidase, which translates to MSEQRARAREALGQGAFDLVVIGGGALGIATTWAAARSGLRVALVEAGDFAGATSSASSKLVHGGLRYLAMGPSAVPMVRENHAERRALGDRLAPHLVRPLPFLVPVYRGGPHSRPVLGAGVMLYSALSGFGDGLGKVLSVRRAQEYVPQIRTTGLRGAALYYDHQMNDSRVAITAARAAAEAGAVLLNHVEVVALRKRGSLVTGVELRDRLDGSSFGVDATVVVNATGPWLDVVRRMEDPSAAPSIRLSKGAHLVLRTDTPWRAAMTIPVDDVRVSFAIPWEGQLLLGTTDEAYEGDPAEVSCSEADIAQILGEASTGIQSEALDRSKLAYSFAGLRVLPGGAGDTSHAKRETVITAGRGGMISVAGGKWTTFRRIGGAVLARVGEALGRDLSHAFDGVPSALPGAALPDRVGAVLERELPTLPDDVVKHLATHYGTVSHEVLALALEDPSLLDRVHPDGPDIWAQVAHAKRYEWATEVDDVLRRRTTVVVRGLDTPSVRERTGRLLATA; encoded by the coding sequence ATGAGTGAGCAGCGGGCCAGGGCACGCGAGGCGCTGGGACAGGGCGCGTTCGACCTGGTCGTGATCGGTGGCGGCGCCCTGGGCATCGCCACGACGTGGGCGGCGGCCCGGTCGGGCCTGCGGGTGGCGCTGGTGGAGGCCGGTGACTTCGCCGGCGCCACCTCCAGCGCCTCGTCCAAGCTCGTGCACGGCGGGCTGCGGTACCTGGCGATGGGCCCGAGCGCCGTGCCGATGGTGCGCGAGAACCACGCCGAACGGCGCGCGCTGGGCGACCGGTTGGCGCCGCACCTGGTCCGGCCCCTGCCGTTCCTGGTGCCGGTCTACCGGGGCGGGCCGCACTCGCGGCCCGTCCTGGGCGCGGGCGTGATGCTGTACTCGGCGCTGTCCGGGTTCGGCGACGGCTTGGGCAAGGTGCTGTCGGTGCGGCGGGCCCAGGAGTACGTGCCGCAGATCCGGACGACCGGCCTGCGCGGCGCGGCCCTGTACTACGACCACCAGATGAACGACAGCCGCGTCGCCATCACGGCGGCGCGCGCGGCGGCCGAGGCCGGGGCGGTCCTCCTGAACCACGTCGAGGTGGTGGCCCTGCGCAAGCGCGGCTCCCTCGTCACCGGCGTGGAGCTCCGCGACCGCCTGGACGGCTCGTCCTTCGGGGTGGACGCCACGGTGGTGGTCAACGCGACCGGCCCGTGGCTGGACGTGGTGCGCCGCATGGAGGACCCGTCGGCCGCGCCGAGCATCCGCCTGTCCAAGGGCGCGCACCTGGTGCTGCGGACGGACACCCCGTGGCGTGCGGCCATGACCATCCCGGTGGACGACGTGCGCGTGTCGTTCGCGATCCCGTGGGAGGGCCAACTCCTCCTCGGTACGACCGACGAGGCCTACGAAGGCGACCCCGCCGAGGTGTCGTGCTCGGAGGCCGACATCGCGCAGATCCTGGGCGAGGCGTCCACCGGCATCCAGTCCGAGGCTCTGGACCGGTCCAAGCTCGCCTACTCCTTCGCGGGCCTGCGCGTGCTGCCCGGCGGGGCGGGCGACACCAGCCACGCCAAGCGCGAAACGGTCATCACCGCGGGCCGCGGCGGCATGATCAGCGTGGCCGGCGGCAAGTGGACCACGTTCCGCCGCATCGGCGGCGCCGTCCTGGCACGGGTGGGCGAGGCCCTGGGCCGCGACCTGTCCCACGCCTTCGACGGCGTCCCGTCCGCCCTCCCCGGCGCGGCTCTGCCCGATCGGGTGGGTGCCGTGTTGGAACGCGAACTCCCCACCTTGCCCGACGACGTGGTCAAGCACCTGGCCACGCACTACGGCACGGTGAGCCACGAGGTCCTGGCCCTGGCCCTGGAGGACCCGAGCCTGTTGGACCGCGTGCACCCGGACGGTCCCGACATCTGGGCCCAGGTCGCACACGCGAAGCGCTACGAGTGGGCGACGGAGGTGGACGACGTCCTGCGCCGCCGGACCACGGTCGTGGTGCGCGGCCTGGACACCCCGTCGGTCCGCGAGCGCACGGGCCGACTGCTGGCCACCGCCTGA
- the prcA gene encoding proteasome subunit alpha, with translation MTLPLYASPEQILRDRSEYARKGIARGRSVVVLRYADGVLFVAENPSSTLHKVSEIYDRIGFAAVGRYSEFENLRQAGIRFADIRGYQNDPRDVTGRSLANVYAQTLGSVFSEQIKPLEVEICVAEVGTEPEEDTLYRLTYDGSIVEEPQYVVMGGQAEATGNALKDAYAENLPLAEAVGVAVKALSAGSTSTGNGKPELLDQPKLEVAVLERNRPRRAFRRISGAALTPLLPADTPAAPAKGGKKKPVTDVQLPPNGDEK, from the coding sequence GTGACCCTGCCGTTGTACGCCTCACCCGAGCAGATCCTCCGGGACCGCTCGGAGTACGCCCGGAAAGGCATCGCCCGGGGCCGCAGCGTGGTCGTGCTGCGCTACGCCGACGGCGTGCTGTTCGTGGCGGAGAACCCGTCGTCGACCCTCCACAAGGTCTCCGAGATCTACGACCGCATCGGCTTCGCGGCCGTGGGTCGGTACAGCGAGTTCGAGAACCTGCGCCAGGCGGGCATCCGCTTCGCCGACATCCGCGGCTACCAGAACGACCCGCGCGACGTGACGGGCCGGTCGCTGGCGAACGTGTACGCGCAGACCCTGGGCTCGGTGTTCAGCGAGCAGATCAAGCCGCTCGAGGTGGAGATCTGCGTCGCCGAGGTCGGCACGGAACCCGAGGAGGACACCCTCTACCGGCTGACCTACGACGGGTCGATCGTGGAGGAGCCGCAGTACGTCGTGATGGGCGGGCAGGCCGAGGCGACCGGCAACGCCCTGAAGGACGCCTACGCCGAGAACCTGCCGCTGGCCGAGGCCGTGGGCGTGGCGGTGAAGGCCCTCAGCGCCGGCAGCACGAGCACCGGCAACGGCAAGCCGGAACTGCTCGACCAGCCGAAGCTGGAGGTGGCGGTCCTGGAACGCAACCGCCCCCGCCGAGCCTTCCGCCGCATCAGCGGCGCGGCCCTGACCCCGCTGCTGCCCGCCGACACCCCGGCCGCGCCGGCGAAGGGCGGCAAGAAGAAGCCGGTGACGGACGTGCAACTGCCGCCCAACGGCGACGAGAAGTAG
- the prcB gene encoding proteasome subunit beta, which translates to MDHSSTGHYPAASLPPAYLRPGSSSFTDFLRAQAPELLPSARHYPEGSVVQAPHGTTIVALTFKGGVVIAGDRRATMGNMIAQRDMKKVFVTDDYSAVGIAGTAGIAVEIVRLFAVELRHYEKIEGVSLSLDGKANRLSAMIKGNLDAALAGLAVVPLFAGFDTDAPDPDRAGRIVSYDVTGGRYEETQGYAAVGSGSVFAKSALKKLYDPDAEVEKAVRTAVESLYDAADDDSGTGGPDVIRKIYPVVVTITGAEGAVQLTDEQAAAHAEAVVEGRRSSPTG; encoded by the coding sequence ATGGACCACAGCTCGACCGGGCACTACCCGGCCGCGTCGCTGCCCCCGGCCTACCTCCGGCCGGGGTCGTCGTCGTTCACCGACTTCCTGCGCGCCCAAGCCCCCGAACTGCTGCCTTCCGCGCGGCACTACCCCGAGGGCTCGGTCGTGCAGGCGCCGCACGGCACCACGATCGTGGCGCTGACGTTCAAGGGCGGCGTGGTGATCGCGGGCGACCGGCGCGCCACGATGGGCAACATGATCGCCCAGCGCGACATGAAGAAGGTCTTCGTCACCGACGACTACTCGGCGGTGGGCATCGCGGGCACGGCGGGCATCGCGGTCGAGATCGTCCGGCTGTTCGCGGTCGAGCTGCGGCACTACGAGAAGATCGAGGGCGTCTCGCTGTCGCTGGACGGCAAGGCGAACCGGCTCTCGGCGATGATCAAGGGCAACCTCGACGCGGCGCTGGCGGGCCTGGCGGTCGTGCCGCTGTTCGCGGGCTTCGACACCGACGCGCCCGACCCCGACCGCGCCGGCCGGATCGTGTCCTACGACGTCACCGGCGGCCGGTACGAGGAGACGCAGGGCTACGCGGCCGTGGGCTCGGGCTCGGTGTTCGCCAAGTCGGCGCTGAAGAAGCTCTACGACCCGGACGCGGAGGTCGAGAAGGCCGTGCGCACCGCGGTCGAGTCGCTCTACGACGCGGCCGACGACGACTCGGGCACCGGCGGGCCGGACGTGATCCGGAAGATCTACCCGGTGGTCGTGACGATCACCGGCGCCGAGGGCGCCGTGCAGCTGACCGACGAGCAGGCCGCCGCGCACGCCGAGGCGGTCGTCGAAGGCCGCCGGTCCAGCCCCACGGGCTGA
- a CDS encoding ubiquitin-like protein Pup: MAQEQVQKQGGGDGDDGADGAAAAGQERREKLGEDVDAILDEIDDVLEENAEDFVRAYVQKGGE, encoded by the coding sequence ATGGCCCAGGAACAGGTCCAGAAGCAGGGCGGCGGCGACGGCGACGACGGTGCCGACGGCGCAGCCGCCGCCGGTCAGGAGCGCCGCGAGAAGCTCGGCGAGGACGTGGACGCCATCCTCGACGAGATCGACGACGTGCTGGAGGAGAACGCCGAGGACTTCGTCCGCGCGTACGTGCAAAAGGGCGGCGAGTAG
- the dop gene encoding depupylase/deamidase Dop, with product MRRIMGTEVEYGIAVPGDATANPVLTSTQVVLAYAAAADIPRARRARWDYEVESPLRDARGFDLGAPGGHPGDSDVEDLGAANVILTNGARLYVDHAHPEYSAPEVTNARDAVIWDKAGERVMEEAAMRAATVPGQPRLQLYKNNVDGKGASYGTHENYLMQRSTPFTAVIAGLTPFFVSRQVVVGSGRVGIGPSGEEAGFQLSQRSDYIEVEVGLETTLKRGIINTRDEPHADADKYRRLHVIIGDANLAEYSTYLKVGTTSLVLDMIEAGRRFDDLRLQDPVRAVHQISHDPTLKTRVELAGGRKFTGLDLQYAYFERASEFIDKEGTGDREVLRVWGEVLDALARDPQECADRLDWPAKLRLLEGYRARDGLAWGSPRLHLVDLQYSDVRLDKGLYNRLVARGSMKRLVSEEEVRAAVLAPPEDTRAYFRGRCLERYPTSVAAASWDSVIFDLGRESLVRIPTLEPLRGTKAHVGALLEASDTAEQLVEALTRG from the coding sequence ATGCGGCGGATCATGGGAACCGAAGTCGAGTACGGCATCGCGGTGCCGGGTGACGCGACCGCCAACCCGGTCCTCACCTCCACACAGGTGGTGCTGGCCTACGCGGCCGCCGCCGACATACCGCGGGCCCGGCGGGCGCGCTGGGACTACGAGGTGGAGTCGCCGCTGCGCGACGCCCGCGGCTTCGACCTCGGCGCGCCCGGCGGCCACCCCGGCGACAGCGACGTGGAGGACCTCGGCGCCGCCAACGTCATCCTCACCAACGGCGCCCGGCTCTACGTCGACCACGCCCACCCCGAGTACTCCGCGCCCGAGGTCACCAACGCGCGCGACGCGGTGATCTGGGACAAGGCGGGGGAGCGGGTCATGGAGGAGGCGGCCATGCGCGCCGCCACCGTCCCCGGCCAGCCGCGCTTGCAGCTGTACAAGAACAACGTGGACGGCAAGGGCGCCAGCTACGGCACCCACGAGAACTACCTGATGCAGCGCAGCACCCCGTTCACCGCCGTGATCGCGGGTCTCACGCCGTTCTTCGTGTCCCGCCAGGTCGTGGTGGGCTCCGGGCGGGTCGGCATCGGCCCGTCCGGCGAGGAGGCGGGCTTCCAGCTGTCCCAGCGCTCGGACTACATCGAGGTCGAGGTCGGCCTGGAGACCACGCTCAAGCGCGGCATCATCAACACCCGCGACGAGCCGCACGCCGACGCCGACAAGTACCGCCGGCTGCACGTCATCATCGGCGACGCGAACCTGGCCGAGTACTCCACCTACCTCAAGGTCGGCACCACCTCGCTGGTGCTGGACATGATCGAGGCCGGCCGCCGCTTCGACGACCTGCGCCTGCAGGACCCGGTGCGCGCGGTGCACCAGATCAGCCACGACCCGACCCTCAAGACCCGCGTCGAGCTGGCCGGCGGGCGCAAGTTCACCGGATTGGACCTGCAGTACGCCTACTTCGAGCGCGCCTCCGAGTTCATCGACAAGGAGGGCACCGGCGACCGCGAGGTGCTGCGCGTGTGGGGCGAGGTGCTCGACGCGCTGGCCCGCGACCCGCAGGAGTGCGCCGACCGGCTGGACTGGCCCGCCAAGCTGCGCCTGCTGGAGGGCTACCGGGCGCGCGACGGCCTGGCCTGGGGCTCGCCCCGGCTGCACCTGGTCGACCTGCAGTACTCCGACGTGCGGCTGGACAAGGGCCTGTACAACCGGCTGGTCGCCCGCGGCTCGATGAAACGCCTGGTCAGCGAGGAGGAGGTGCGGGCCGCGGTGCTCGCGCCGCCGGAGGACACCCGCGCCTACTTCCGCGGCCGGTGCCTGGAGCGCTACCCCACCTCGGTGGCGGCGGCCTCGTGGGACTCCGTGATCTTCGACCTCGGGCGCGAATCCCTCGTCCGCATCCCCACACTGGAGCCCCTGCGCGGGACGAAAGCCCACGTCGGGGCGCTGCTGGAGGCCTCGGACACCGCCGAGCAGCTCGTGGAGGCACTCACCCGCGGTTGA